A genomic stretch from Thalassophryne amazonica chromosome 18, fThaAma1.1, whole genome shotgun sequence includes:
- the dclre1a gene encoding DNA cross-link repair 1A protein isoform X2, producing the protein MRQEEKDEDGENDIWEYKPLEKTKKRRQSPNGAGNVQKRRCAVRKTRQTKSDTPNKTDSHVNSCTGQSLTENSSSSSSERQLSKSADDKPTKEDQTAEGLSSGDEFCPVCQMPFSILLMQCPRWHVAECLDTPRDKCKECPDGLKCSSTIPGHYKKYSHTLLAHSRAGSDHLSLSQQAGPSGINSLSHVSGQNTELDSSTLETSQESAASFSDLSSGSSIQADTPPSKCTNSLLLLRSPCPEDLKKKKGWLPSKGQRSIRASQDNTAELSSATVKVDNRLQACESLVRREVSSDSNDGRYSPLSEFPAQIDVNSCGTKRTLFSNDASENEGEASMVLFSDGFSSEDELYAKFTDDPEADDVPAPTQLELVTSLAPTNQLAAVAGNMSESTGEEEEEANAESTVGTNFQFPQSVVLDRLREMIRNSENSHFGNVNDSTVSQQVPSQASSVPTSQTMAPRKRQGKSGQTSSLKQMDIGVFFGVKLLKEKQAESGPQEVNAPSSSTLGESSGQRQGRQRRNWQRGSKTDTTAETSEGAVGVRGGTWRRRWNRGRTDGQTPRCPFYKKIPGTKFVIDAFCYGEIEGITAYFLTHFHSDHYDGLNKNSTLPIYCNTITGNLVKSKLKVAEQYVHILPMNTQVTVEGVKVTLLDANHCPGAAMLLLVLSDGQTVLHTGDFRADPSMETYPELLSCRVQTLYLDTTYCSPEYTFPKQQEVINFAANTAFELVTLNPRTLVVCGSYSVGKEKVFLALADVLGSKVSLSRDKYSTMCCLELEQVRQRMTTDWKAAQVHVLPMMQISFKKLQDHLARFSAQYDELVAFKPTGWTFSQQVESVEDIRPQISGNISIYGIPYSEHSSFLEMKHFVQWLQPLKIIPTVNGSWENRKAMAQYFSEWLAEIRAMR; encoded by the exons ATGCGGCAGGAGGAGAAGGACGAGGACGGCGAAAATGACATTTGGGAGTATAAACCTCTGGAGAAGACCAAGAAGAGACGACAGTCACCGAATGGCGCTGGAAATGTGCAGAAAAGAAGATGTGCCGTGAGAAAAACACGCCAAACAAAGAGTGACACGCCAAACAAAACTGACAGTCATGTGAACTCCTGCACAGGTCAAAGTTTAACagagaacagcagcagcagcagctcagagAGACAACTGTCAAAGTCTGCTGATGACAAACCAACCAAAGAGGACCAAACAGCTGAGGGACTGTCCTCTGGAGACGAGTTCTGTCCCGTCTGTCAGATGCCATTTTCCATTTTGCTGATGCAGTGTCCAAGGTGGCATGTTGCTGAATGTCTTGACACCCCCAGAGATAAATGCAAAG AATGTCCAGATGGTCTCAAATGCTCCTCCACCATTCCAGGCCATTATAAGAAGTACAGCCACACACTGTTGGCCCACAGTCGCGCCGGCAGTGACCACCTGAGTCTGTCACAGCAGGCAGGACCCAGCGGGATTAACAGCCTCAGTCATGTCTCAGGACAGAACACTGAGCTCGACAGCTCAACTTTAGAGACATCACAGGAGAGTGCTGCCAGTTTCTCTGATCTGTCCAGTGGTAGCAGCATCCAGGCTGATACGCCTCCCTCTAAATGTACCAATAGCCTTCTGTTACTGCGCTCACCGTGTCCAGAGGATTTGAAGAAAAAGAAAGGCTGGCTGCCTTCTAAAGGCCAAAGATCCATCCGTGCTTCTCAAGACAATACAGCAGAACTATCATCAGCTACTGTGAAGGTAGATAACAGACTACAAGCTTGTGAAAGTTTAGTCAGACGTGAAGTTTCTTCTGATAGCAATGATGGAAGGTATTCACCACTCTCTGAGTTCCCTGCACAGATTGATGTCAATAGTTGTGGCACTAAAAGAACCCTTTTTTCTAATGATGCATCTGAAAATGAAGGTGAAGCCTCTATGGTGTTGTTCAGTGATGGCTTCTCAAGTGAAGATGAGCTCTACGCCAAGTTTACTGATGATCCTGAGGCTGATGATGTGCCTGCACCCACCCAGCTGGAACTTGTTACCTCATTAGCACCCACTAATCAGCTGGCAGCAGTTGCTGGGAACATGTCTGAATCcacaggtgaagaagaagaggaagcaaATGCTGAGTCTACAGTCGGTACAAACTTTCAGTTTCCTCAGAGTGTTGTTTTAGACCGTCTACGAGAAATGATTCGTAACTCAGAAAACTCACATTTCGGAAACGTCAACGACAGCACGGTTTCTCAACAAGTGCCTTCTCAAGCTTCAAGTGTTCCAACATCTCAAACTATGGCCCCTCGTAAAAGACAGGGCAAGTCGGGTCAAACATCCTCCCTCAAGCAAATGGacattggtgtgttttttggggtAAAACTCCTCAAGGAGAAGCAGGCTGAAAGTGGACCACAGGAAGTCAATGCTCCTTCAAGTTCAACATTAGGTGAGAGCTCAGGCCAGAGACAAGGGAGACAAAGGAGAAACTGGCAAAGGGGAAGTAAGACTGATACAACCGCAGAGACGTCAGAGGGAGCAGTGGGTGTTCGGGGAGGAACATGGAGAAGAAGGTGGAACCGAGGGAGAACAGATGGACAAACTCCACGTTGTCCATTCTACAAGAAGATTCCAG GAACAAAGTTTGTGATAGACGCCTTTTGCTACGGCGAGATTGAAGGTATCACTGCCTACTTCCTAACGCACTTCCACTCAGACCACTATGATGGATTGAATAAGAACTCCACACTTCCAATCTACTGTAACACA ATCACAGGAAACTTGGTGAAGAGCAAACTGAAGGTGGCCGAGCAGTATGTCCACATCCTCCCCATGAACACCCAGGTCACCGTGGAGGGAGTTAAGGTTACCCTCTTGGATGCAAACCA TTGTCCTGGAGCTGCTATGCTGCTGTTGGTCTTGTCTGATGGACAGACGGTGCTTCACACTGGGGATTTCAGAGCAGATCCCTCGATGGAGACTTACCCCGAGTTACTCAGCTGCAGGGTGCAGACGCTTTACCTGGACACAAC ATATTGCAGCCCTGAGTACACATTCCCCAAACAGCAGGAGGTCATCAACTTTGCAGCCAATACTGCATTTGAGTTGGTGACACTCAACCCACGAACGCTTGTGGTGTGTGGATCCTACTCTGTGGGAAAGGAGAAGGTCTTTTTAG ctcttgcagatgtgctggGTTCTAAAGTAAGTCTTTCAAGAGACAAATACAGCACCATGTGCTGTCTGGAGTTGGAACAGGTGAGACAACGTATGACCACTGACTGGAAGGCAGCTCAAGTCCATGTGCTGCCCATGATGCAGATCTCCTTCAAA AAACTGCAGGATCACCTGGCGCGTTTTTCAGCTCAGTATGACGAGCTGGTGGCGTTCAAACCTACAGGCTGGACTTTCAGCCAGCAGGTGGAGTCAGTGGAAGACATTCGGCCTCAGATCAGCGGCAACATCTCCATCTATG GAATCCCATACAGTGAGCACAGCAGCTTTCTGGAAATGAAGCATTTTGTCCAGTGGCTGCAGCCCCTGAAGATCATCCCTACGGTCAACGGCAGCTGGGAGAACAGGAAGGCGATGGCACAATACTTCAGTGAGTGGCTCGCCGAAATCCGAGCTATGCGCTAA
- the dclre1a gene encoding DNA cross-link repair 1A protein isoform X1, producing MRQEEKDEDGENDIWEYKPLEKTKKRRQSPNGAGNVQKRRCAVRKTRQTKSDTPNKTDSHVNSCTGQSLTENSSSSSSERQLSKSADDKPTKEDQTAEGLSSGDEFCPVCQMPFSILLMQCPRWHVAECLDTPRDKCKECPDGLKCSSTIPGHYKKYSHTLLAHSRAGSDHLSLSQQAGPSGINSLSHVSGQNTELDSSTLETSQESAASFSDLSSGSSIQADTPPSKCTNSLLLLRSPCPEDLKKKKGWLPSKGQRSIRASQDNTAELSSATVKVDNRLQACESLVRREVSSDSNDGRYSPLSEFPAQIDVNSCGTKRTLFSNDASENEGEASMVLFSDGFSSEDELYAKFTDDPEADDVPAPTQLELVTSLAPTNQLAAVAGNMSESTGEEEEEANAESTVGTNFQFPQSVVLDRLREMIRNSENSHFGNVNDSTVSQQVPSQASSVPTSQTMAPRKRQGKSGQTSSLKQMDIGVFFGVKLLKEKQAESGPQEVNAPSSSTLGESSGQRQGRQRRNWQRGSKTDTTAETSEGAVGVRGGTWRRRWNRGRTDGQTPRCPFYKKIPGTKFVIDAFCYGEIEGITAYFLTHFHSDHYDGLNKNSTLPIYCNKITGNLVKSKLKVAEQYVHILPMNTQVTVEGVKVTLLDANHCPGAAMLLLVLSDGQTVLHTGDFRADPSMETYPELLSCRVQTLYLDTTYCSPEYTFPKQQEVINFAANTAFELVTLNPRTLVVCGSYSVGKEKVFLALADVLGSKVSLSRDKYSTMCCLELEQVRQRMTTDWKAAQVHVLPMMQISFKKLQDHLARFSAQYDELVAFKPTGWTFSQQVESVEDIRPQISGNISIYGIPYSEHSSFLEMKHFVQWLQPLKIIPTVNGSWENRKAMAQYFSEWLAEIRAMR from the exons ATGCGGCAGGAGGAGAAGGACGAGGACGGCGAAAATGACATTTGGGAGTATAAACCTCTGGAGAAGACCAAGAAGAGACGACAGTCACCGAATGGCGCTGGAAATGTGCAGAAAAGAAGATGTGCCGTGAGAAAAACACGCCAAACAAAGAGTGACACGCCAAACAAAACTGACAGTCATGTGAACTCCTGCACAGGTCAAAGTTTAACagagaacagcagcagcagcagctcagagAGACAACTGTCAAAGTCTGCTGATGACAAACCAACCAAAGAGGACCAAACAGCTGAGGGACTGTCCTCTGGAGACGAGTTCTGTCCCGTCTGTCAGATGCCATTTTCCATTTTGCTGATGCAGTGTCCAAGGTGGCATGTTGCTGAATGTCTTGACACCCCCAGAGATAAATGCAAAG AATGTCCAGATGGTCTCAAATGCTCCTCCACCATTCCAGGCCATTATAAGAAGTACAGCCACACACTGTTGGCCCACAGTCGCGCCGGCAGTGACCACCTGAGTCTGTCACAGCAGGCAGGACCCAGCGGGATTAACAGCCTCAGTCATGTCTCAGGACAGAACACTGAGCTCGACAGCTCAACTTTAGAGACATCACAGGAGAGTGCTGCCAGTTTCTCTGATCTGTCCAGTGGTAGCAGCATCCAGGCTGATACGCCTCCCTCTAAATGTACCAATAGCCTTCTGTTACTGCGCTCACCGTGTCCAGAGGATTTGAAGAAAAAGAAAGGCTGGCTGCCTTCTAAAGGCCAAAGATCCATCCGTGCTTCTCAAGACAATACAGCAGAACTATCATCAGCTACTGTGAAGGTAGATAACAGACTACAAGCTTGTGAAAGTTTAGTCAGACGTGAAGTTTCTTCTGATAGCAATGATGGAAGGTATTCACCACTCTCTGAGTTCCCTGCACAGATTGATGTCAATAGTTGTGGCACTAAAAGAACCCTTTTTTCTAATGATGCATCTGAAAATGAAGGTGAAGCCTCTATGGTGTTGTTCAGTGATGGCTTCTCAAGTGAAGATGAGCTCTACGCCAAGTTTACTGATGATCCTGAGGCTGATGATGTGCCTGCACCCACCCAGCTGGAACTTGTTACCTCATTAGCACCCACTAATCAGCTGGCAGCAGTTGCTGGGAACATGTCTGAATCcacaggtgaagaagaagaggaagcaaATGCTGAGTCTACAGTCGGTACAAACTTTCAGTTTCCTCAGAGTGTTGTTTTAGACCGTCTACGAGAAATGATTCGTAACTCAGAAAACTCACATTTCGGAAACGTCAACGACAGCACGGTTTCTCAACAAGTGCCTTCTCAAGCTTCAAGTGTTCCAACATCTCAAACTATGGCCCCTCGTAAAAGACAGGGCAAGTCGGGTCAAACATCCTCCCTCAAGCAAATGGacattggtgtgttttttggggtAAAACTCCTCAAGGAGAAGCAGGCTGAAAGTGGACCACAGGAAGTCAATGCTCCTTCAAGTTCAACATTAGGTGAGAGCTCAGGCCAGAGACAAGGGAGACAAAGGAGAAACTGGCAAAGGGGAAGTAAGACTGATACAACCGCAGAGACGTCAGAGGGAGCAGTGGGTGTTCGGGGAGGAACATGGAGAAGAAGGTGGAACCGAGGGAGAACAGATGGACAAACTCCACGTTGTCCATTCTACAAGAAGATTCCAG GAACAAAGTTTGTGATAGACGCCTTTTGCTACGGCGAGATTGAAGGTATCACTGCCTACTTCCTAACGCACTTCCACTCAGACCACTATGATGGATTGAATAAGAACTCCACACTTCCAATCTACTGTAACA AGATCACAGGAAACTTGGTGAAGAGCAAACTGAAGGTGGCCGAGCAGTATGTCCACATCCTCCCCATGAACACCCAGGTCACCGTGGAGGGAGTTAAGGTTACCCTCTTGGATGCAAACCA TTGTCCTGGAGCTGCTATGCTGCTGTTGGTCTTGTCTGATGGACAGACGGTGCTTCACACTGGGGATTTCAGAGCAGATCCCTCGATGGAGACTTACCCCGAGTTACTCAGCTGCAGGGTGCAGACGCTTTACCTGGACACAAC ATATTGCAGCCCTGAGTACACATTCCCCAAACAGCAGGAGGTCATCAACTTTGCAGCCAATACTGCATTTGAGTTGGTGACACTCAACCCACGAACGCTTGTGGTGTGTGGATCCTACTCTGTGGGAAAGGAGAAGGTCTTTTTAG ctcttgcagatgtgctggGTTCTAAAGTAAGTCTTTCAAGAGACAAATACAGCACCATGTGCTGTCTGGAGTTGGAACAGGTGAGACAACGTATGACCACTGACTGGAAGGCAGCTCAAGTCCATGTGCTGCCCATGATGCAGATCTCCTTCAAA AAACTGCAGGATCACCTGGCGCGTTTTTCAGCTCAGTATGACGAGCTGGTGGCGTTCAAACCTACAGGCTGGACTTTCAGCCAGCAGGTGGAGTCAGTGGAAGACATTCGGCCTCAGATCAGCGGCAACATCTCCATCTATG GAATCCCATACAGTGAGCACAGCAGCTTTCTGGAAATGAAGCATTTTGTCCAGTGGCTGCAGCCCCTGAAGATCATCCCTACGGTCAACGGCAGCTGGGAGAACAGGAAGGCGATGGCACAATACTTCAGTGAGTGGCTCGCCGAAATCCGAGCTATGCGCTAA